In the genome of Magnolia sinica isolate HGM2019 chromosome 2, MsV1, whole genome shotgun sequence, one region contains:
- the LOC131236618 gene encoding uncharacterized protein LOC131236618 isoform X2 produces MMGHEEDKLHSNDGGINDGATVTMGENIEMCCTTYQGTEKDGNLALCRVCQCAESDRRGDAALDFLNITPPSEEVVKINEDEQLTDKVSQEGVQNDVADTKSWGRRSGFMEFVSPEGEVFICRTDIEAGSCHHQDTLINLGCSCKSDLAVAHYACALKWFINHGSTICEICGSVAKNVRTADFRKVMVSLKDYEALRERTVAGELISTHVQTDSGVDPDAVAAIRRQRLSEISLWFNPHNNSAAVSVSVSQGVVDQSSNIPVEVPVPTENPTTKWAVESTGILVATGLLTVTLAWLIAPRVGKLLLQDMLVL; encoded by the exons ATGATGGGCCACGAGGAAGATAAGCTGCACTCCAATGATGGTGGAATCAATGATGGAGCGACAGTTACTATGGGCGAAAATATAGAGATGTGCTGTACAACATATCAAGGTACTGAAAAGGATGGGAATTTGGCACTTTGCCGTGTGTGCCAATGTGCAGAATCTGACAGAAGGGGGGATGCTGCCTTAGACTTCTTGAATATAACCCCTCCGTCAGAGGAAGTCGTGAAGATCAACGAGGATGAGCAATTAACTGACAAAGTTTCCCAGGAAGGTGTTCAAAATGATGTTGCAGATACTAAGAGTTGGGGAAGGAGGTCTGGGTTTATGGAGTTTGTAAGCCCTGAAGGGGAGGTTTTCATTTGCAGAACTGACATAGAAGCAGGATCTTGTCACCATCAAGACACACTTATTAATCTCGGGTGTTCATGCAAAAGTGATCTAGCTGTTGCACATTATGCTTGTGCATTGAAGTGGTTCATTAATCATGGATCTACCATCTGTGAGATTTGCGGAAGTGTTGCAAAAAATGTCAGAACTGCTGACTTCAGAAAGGTCATGGTTTCTCTTAAGGATTATGAAGCGTTAAGGGAAAGGACTGTCGCTGGGGAACTTATTTCCACACACGTGCAGACGGATTCAGGTGTTGATCCTGATGCTGTTGCTGCTATTCGAAGACAGAGGCTTAGTGAGATTTCTTTGTGGTTTAATCCACACAATAATTCCGCAGCAGTTTCGGTTTCAGTTTCACAAGGAGTTGTGGATCAGTCTTCTAATATCCCTGTTGAAGTTCCTGTCCCCACTGAAAATCCTACAACCAAATGGGCTGTGGAAAGTACTGGGATACTTGTTGCTACTGGGTTGCTTACAGTTACTCTAGCATGGCTGATTGCTCCTCGTGTTGGAAAG TTACTTTTACAGGACATGTTAGTGCtataa